TACCGTCGTGGAAGGGCTGCAGCGCTTAACATGGTTATCACCGAAACCGGTGCTGGCAAAGCCGTTGCAAAAGCATTGCCCAGTTTGGAAGGTAAACTAACCTCAAGCGCCATTCGTGTTCCCGTGCCCAATGGCTCTTTGGCTATTTTAAATTTAGAATTAAAAAATAAAACCTCATTAGAAGGCATAAATACCATATTAAAAAAATATGCTTTAGAAGGCGATTTAGTTGAACAAATAAAGTATGAACTGAGCGACGAGCTAGTATCTACAGATATTGTTGGTTGTTCGGCCCCTTCAATTTACGACAGTAAAGCTACCATTGTACGTAAAGATGGCAAAAACATAATTCTTTACATTTGGTACGATAACGAGTACGGCTATAGCCACCAAGTTATTAGACTGGCAAAATATATAGCCAAAGTTAGGCGTTATACATATTATTAATACAAAACATCTAAAACAAACGTCGTTTCGTATATAAAAAAGCCTCATTTAATGAGGCTTTTTGAATAATTTATAATCGTTTAATAAACAATATTTTATAAATTCGCAAACTCTATTTACAATCATTAAAATTCAAACCAAAAAAATGAATTCTATCAAATCGTTATTTTTTATAGTATTTACATGCTTCATTTCATCGTATTCTTTTTCTCAAGAAGAAGAAATATCTTTAAACGATGGTACTATTGATAATCAGTTTGAATATATTCTTAGAAAATCAGGTAATTTTAAAGGCACCAATGGACAACCCTACGAAGCTGTAAAACTAAGCATGTTTCTTACCTTAAGAAGCCATACCAATGATACGCTCAAAACTCTTAAAAAAACTTTAGCTGAAAGGCAGGCTACATTAACAAACCAAGCCAAGGAAATAACAGAACTTAAAACCAACCTCATCAATACTCAACAAAACCTCGACAAAACCAATGCTGAAAAAAACAGTATGGCCCTGTTTGGAATACAAATGAGCAAAGGTGGTTATAATGCTCTCATGTGGTCTATTATAGCGGGGTTATTGGCGCTACTTATTTTATTTATTTATAAGTTCAAGAACAGTAATGCGGTTACACGTGAAGCAAAAAAATCATTAGCTGAAATTGAAGAAGAATTTGACGAACACCGCCGTATTGCACTAGAGCGTGAGCAAAAAGTACGCAGACAACTTCAAGACGAAATTAACAAGCAAAAGAAGATTTAGTACCGCAAAACTGTCAATTTTTCATTTAGACGGCTTTTATTTTCTTTGGAACATATTTTGTTTCCGATATAGATATCGATTTATAGTTTAATTTTTAAATAATTTTAGATTATGGAAAGAGCACCTATTAAAGTCCAATGTATTGGGAGAGAAAATGGTTATTACTTAATCAAATTTCCAAATTTAAAAGTTCCCGTTAAAGTAAACTACAACCTTTACTCCAAAATGAAACACAGTAGCGATTATGTATTTTTAAAAACGCAACAAAATCGATTTAAAGCGAACTCGGCGTAAGCCAAAATTGATTTTTTAATTAAGGCTGAATTCTTAACAAAAGGAATTCAGCCCTTTTATTTTTAAATTTACAGCAAACCTCAAGCCTAATAAACCCCAAAAAGTATGGCATTAACTCATTTAAATAAAATAACACAGCCGTTTAAAAGTACAGATAAAATGCCTGTTTTATTTTTAGGGCACGGGTCTCCTATGAATGCTATTGAAGAAAACGAATTTGTTAAGTCTTTTAAACAGTTAGGGCAAACCTTGCAGCAACCTAAGGCCATACTCTGCATTTCTGCACACTGGGAAACCAGAGGCACCTTTGTTACGGCCATGGATTACCCAAGAACCATTCACGATTTTAGAGGTTTCCCACAAGCCTTGTTCAATATTGAATATCCCGCACCCGGAAGCCCTGAGCTAGCAAAAGAAACTCAAAATATTGTAACATCCACCCATGTTGGCCTAGATGAGAAATGGGGATTAGACCATGGCGCCTGGAGCGTTATTAAACACCTTTATCCCAACGCTAACATTCCAGTAATTCAAATGAGTATTGATTATACAAAACCAGCAAAATACCATTACGAATTGGCAAAAGAATTAAACAGTTTGCGGAAAAAAGGCGTTTTAATTGTTGGCAGTGGAAATATAGTACACAACCTAGGCATGGTGTCTTGGAACAAGTTAAACGATACTTTTGCCTATGATTGGGCCACTGAGGCCAACGAAAAAATGAAACAATTTATTCTAGATGATAACCACGAAGCCCTTATCAATTTTACATCACAGGGTAAAGCGTTCAATTTGGCTGTACCAACACCAGAACATTATTTGCCTCTTATTTACACATTAGCATTAAAAGAACAGAACGATTCTATAAACATATTTAACGATAAACCTGTTGGCGGCTCTATAACTATGACATCGATTAAAGTAGGGTGATATTATATTACTACTTGTGAATCAGTTGGTTATTTGTTATTAGCAACTTTAATCTTTGGAAAATTTAAATCTTCAACAATAAATTAGGATCTGGACAATTTGCCTTATAAAACGCTAAATTGTTTTTACTACAAACCCCAGGGTAATCGCCTTCATATCCTTGCAAGTCTTTTATAATTTGAAAATGTAAATGTGGCGGGTAATCGCCATTAATTTCTGAATCTCCTAAAACACCTATCTTTTCTCCTTTTTTAAAGATATATCCTGGTTTTATATTTTCAATCGAAACTAAACTTAAGTGGCCATAAAGCGTAAAAAATTCAACACCATCAATCTGGTGCTTTAAAATAATAGTTGGCCCATAATCGCCATGGTTAGTATTGTTTTTAAAACTGTGTACTTCTCCTTCTAATACTGCCAAAACTTTAGTCTCTGCTAAACACCACAAATCGATTCCTAAATGAATGTTACGCTTTGATCCTTCATCCTGTTGATTAAAATGAGTACTGCGCTTATAAATAGTTCTTTCCTCTAAATAACCACCATAAGCCACTTTGGAATTATGCTTTAAAATATGACAATTAACATATTCGGCTAATTTTACAGATGAAGACACATCAATTTTCTTTAGTGCTTCATTAGTTTCCGATAAATCTATAGGAATGTATTCCGCTATCTGGATTGAAGTATCTAAAATGCATAAACCACCATCAGTAATATCTCTTAAAACACCTATAAATTTTTTATTGGACATATTTTCAACTAAAACTGTAACAAAATGATAACTTCACATACTAATTAAGTACTATGAACAAATAAATTTATGAAAAGTAAAAACAACATCGGTTTAGGAATGGCTTTTGGTGTTGCCATAGGTGCGGCTATTGGAGCTTCAACCGATAATTTAGGGTTATGGATTGCACTAGGAATAGCTATTGGCGCTGCTATAGGTTTTAGCTTAAACCAAAAAGAAAAATCTAAAGATGAATAATCTAAAAGTGTTACTGAATCACTGTACCGTAAAGGTCGAAATCTTCAGCTTCAACAACTTTTATTTTAGTGAATTCACCTGTTTTCAAATAGGCGGTGCTGGCATCAATCAAGACTTCATTATCGACATCGGGTGAATCAAACTCGGTACGACCAACAAAGTAGTTACCTTCCTTTCTATCGATTACTACTTTGAATTCTTGCCCTATTTTTTGTTGGTTTAGTTCCCATGAAATTTGTGACTGAACCTCCATAATTTGGTTGGCACGATCAATTTTAACATCTTCAGGAACATCATCTTCCAAGTTAAAAGCATGTGTATTTTCCTCATGGCTATAAGTAAAACAGCCTAAACGTTCAAAACGCATATCTTGCACCCATTGTTTTAATTCCTGAAAGTTTTCTTCGGTTTCACCGGGATAACCAACAATAAGCGTCGTCCTGATAGCCATATCCGGAACAGCAGCTCTGAAATCCTTAAGCAATTTTGTGGTTTTTTCTTTGGTAGTGCCACGGCGCATACTTTTCAAAATATCATCTGAAATATGCTGTAACGGGATATCAATATAATTGCAGACTTTTGGTTCGCGGTTCATAACCTCCAACACATCCATTGGGAATCCTGTTGGGAATGCATAATGCAAACGAATCCATTCTACACCTTCAACTTTTACCAAAGCCTCCAAAAGTTCAGCAAGATTTCTTTTTTTGTATAAATCCAATCCGTAATACGTTAAATCTTGTGCAATAAGAATCAGTTCTTTTACGCCATTGGCAGCTAGCTTTTCGGCTTCTATAACAATATCTTCAATAGGTGTGCTGCGGTGTTTACCTCTCATAATGGGAATAGCACAGAAACTACATGGCCTATCGCAGCCCTCTGCTATTTTTAAATAGGCATAGTTTTTTGGAGTGGTGGTTAAACGCTCGCCTATAAGTTCGTGTTTGTAATCAGCACCCAAAACTTTTAACAAAGCAGGCAACTCCGTTGTTCCAAAATATTCATCTACATTAGGTATTTCCTTTTGTAAATCGGGTTTGTAGCGCTCACTTAAACACCCCGTAACAAAAACCTTGTCTACATCGCCCTCTTCCTTTTTTTGCAAGTATTCCAAAATAGTATTAACGCTTTCTTCTTTGGCGTTATTGATAAATCCACAGGTATTAATAACAACAACATTACCCTCCTGTTCGTGCACTACATCTTTACCACTAGCCTTTAATTGCCCCATGAGCACCTCGCTGTCGTAAACGTTTTTACTACACCCCAGGGTTACTACATTAATTTTGTTTTTCTTTAAGGATTTTGTGCGCATAAGTTTTTCTGAATGAGGGCGCAAAGATACGGAATGCTAATGGATTTTTTGTACTGGAATCCTATAGTAAAAATTACCATTATTAACTTCTGGACTCAAAAGGCACAATAATACCTTTCTCAAGATAATCTTTAAGTCCGTTTAAAAGCAACGCCCAACAAAAAGACGAGTGCTTAAAATGGTTATTCTTTTCAGGCCAGTTAATATGGCTAAAGTTAACCATTGTTCCATTTTTAGATGCTTCAAAATCGAAACCAAACGTAGTTGGATTCCAATCGGCATCAGCTTTGGTCATTTTAAAATGAATTGATTCGGGCTCCTTTATTTTCACAACTTTACAAAACCAATTGTACTTATCGGTAAAATTAAGGTTATACTCAGCGTTCAATTCTGGAGTTCCAGAAGATTTTAAACTCCACCAATTATCGAGATGTTCTGGTTGCGAAACTGCATCAAAAACTTCTTTTGGAGAGGCTTGTATCTGAAAACTGTGATAGATATTGTGTCCCATTTTTGCTCATTTTAAAAAAGTTAAATAAAAATAAGAAAAAATGAAAGGATTATATCTATTCAAAAAATGTTCCAGATTAAAGAGAAAATTTACTTAAAAAACGAGTCTACAAACTCGTACTTATTGAATACCTGCAAATCTTCAATACCTTCACCAACCCCTATATACTTCACAGGAATTTGAAACTGGTCTGAAATACCAATTACTACTCCGCCTTTTGCTGTACCATCAAGTTTTGTCACAGCCAACGAGGTTACCTCCGTTGCTGCCGTAAACTGCTTGGCTTGTTCGAAGGCATTTTGTCCTGTAGATCCGTCTAAAACCAATAACACATCGTGTGGCGCATCACCAACCACTTTTTGCATGACTCGCTTCACTTTGGTCAATTCGTTCATTAAATTGACTTTATTATGTAATCGGCCTGCGGTATCTATTATTACGACATCAGCATCTTGAGTAACTCCAGATTGCAAAGCATCAAAAGCCACCGAGGCTGGATCACTCCCCATCTTTTGTTTTACCATAGGTACATCAACTCTATCGGCCCAAATTTGAAGCTGGTCTATTGCAGCAGCCCTAAAGGTATCCGCCGCTCCTAATACCACATTTAAGCCTTTCTTTTTAAACTGGTAAGCTAATTTACCAATCGTTGTGGTTTTACCTACGCCGTTTACACCTACAACCATAAGTACATAAGGCGTTTTTTTGCCGTTTTCTAGTTTAGACAAATCTGGTATAGCAAATTCGGTTTCTTCTCCAGAATTTGTTTCACTCAACAAAGCCGCTATTTCTTCACGAAGAATTTGGTTCAATTCGTCCGTCCCCACATATTTATCCTTAGCAACACGTTCTTCAATACGCTCAATAACTTTTAATGTAGTATTAACGCCAACATCGCTGGTTACCAAAACTTCCTCTAGATTATCTAAAACCTCATCGTCTACTTTAGATTTTCCGGCAACAGCCTTGCTCAACTTACCAAAAAAACTGGTTTTGGATTTTTCTAACCCTTTGTCTAAGGTTTCTTTTTTCTCTGAGGAAAATATTTTTTTAAAAAAACTCATTTTACTTCTGGTTGATTATTTTATTTTAACTGTCAATTTTCTTACCATTCATTTGCTTTCTGAAAATCTGTCAGTTAGGCCTTCAAATATAAAATAAAAAAAGCCGCTTTCTAAATGAAAGCAGCTTATAATATATTATTGAAGCAAAATTTATTTTTTGCTTAAAAAGTCGTTTACTTGTTCTGGACTCATAATAGATTCAACAAACATGTAGGCCCCTGTTTTTGGTGACTTTACCATTTTTATTGCTTTTGTTAATCTTTTAGATCCTGTTTGTAATGATGCTACTGATTTCTTTGCCATGACCTATGGAATATTTTGTGGGTTTATAAAACCTCTTATTATTTAATTTCTTTATGAACTGTCATACGGTTAAGAATAGGATTAAATTTTTTAATCTCCATTCTATCTGGCGTATTCTTTTTGTTTTTGGTAGTAATGTACCTAGAAGTTCCTGGTTTTCCAGACTCTTTGTGCTCTGTACACTCTAATATTACTTGTACTCTGTTGCCTTTCTTTGCCATGTCTTTATACTATTTAAATACAGCTATTATTTTAAAA
This genomic stretch from Flavobacteriaceae bacterium GSB9 harbors:
- the rimO gene encoding 30S ribosomal protein S12 methylthiotransferase RimO, producing MRTKSLKKNKINVVTLGCSKNVYDSEVLMGQLKASGKDVVHEQEGNVVVINTCGFINNAKEESVNTILEYLQKKEEGDVDKVFVTGCLSERYKPDLQKEIPNVDEYFGTTELPALLKVLGADYKHELIGERLTTTPKNYAYLKIAEGCDRPCSFCAIPIMRGKHRSTPIEDIVIEAEKLAANGVKELILIAQDLTYYGLDLYKKRNLAELLEALVKVEGVEWIRLHYAFPTGFPMDVLEVMNREPKVCNYIDIPLQHISDDILKSMRRGTTKEKTTKLLKDFRAAVPDMAIRTTLIVGYPGETEENFQELKQWVQDMRFERLGCFTYSHEENTHAFNLEDDVPEDVKIDRANQIMEVQSQISWELNQQKIGQEFKVVIDRKEGNYFVGRTEFDSPDVDNEVLIDASTAYLKTGEFTKIKVVEAEDFDLYGTVIQ
- a CDS encoding DUF4295 domain-containing protein, producing the protein MAKKSVASLQTGSKRLTKAIKMVKSPKTGAYMFVESIMSPEQVNDFLSKK
- a CDS encoding tRNA (guanine-N1)-methyltransferase; the encoded protein is MNSIKSLFFIVFTCFISSYSFSQEEEISLNDGTIDNQFEYILRKSGNFKGTNGQPYEAVKLSMFLTLRSHTNDTLKTLKKTLAERQATLTNQAKEITELKTNLINTQQNLDKTNAEKNSMALFGIQMSKGGYNALMWSIIAGLLALLILFIYKFKNSNAVTREAKKSLAEIEEEFDEHRRIALEREQKVRRQLQDEINKQKKI
- a CDS encoding peptidoglycan DD-metalloendopeptidase family protein, which encodes MSNKKFIGVLRDITDGGLCILDTSIQIAEYIPIDLSETNEALKKIDVSSSVKLAEYVNCHILKHNSKVAYGGYLEERTIYKRSTHFNQQDEGSKRNIHLGIDLWCLAETKVLAVLEGEVHSFKNNTNHGDYGPTIILKHQIDGVEFFTLYGHLSLVSIENIKPGYIFKKGEKIGVLGDSEINGDYPPHLHFQIIKDLQGYEGDYPGVCSKNNLAFYKANCPDPNLLLKI
- the rpmG gene encoding 50S ribosomal protein L33; amino-acid sequence: MAKKGNRVQVILECTEHKESGKPGTSRYITTKNKKNTPDRMEIKKFNPILNRMTVHKEIK
- the ygiD gene encoding 4,5-DOPA dioxygenase extradiol, yielding MALTHLNKITQPFKSTDKMPVLFLGHGSPMNAIEENEFVKSFKQLGQTLQQPKAILCISAHWETRGTFVTAMDYPRTIHDFRGFPQALFNIEYPAPGSPELAKETQNIVTSTHVGLDEKWGLDHGAWSVIKHLYPNANIPVIQMSIDYTKPAKYHYELAKELNSLRKKGVLIVGSGNIVHNLGMVSWNKLNDTFAYDWATEANEKMKQFILDDNHEALINFTSQGKAFNLAVPTPEHYLPLIYTLALKEQNDSINIFNDKPVGGSITMTSIKVG
- a CDS encoding DUF3482 domain-containing protein; the protein is MKSKNNIGLGMAFGVAIGAAIGASTDNLGLWIALGIAIGAAIGFSLNQKEKSKDE
- a CDS encoding SRPBCC domain-containing protein, giving the protein MGHNIYHSFQIQASPKEVFDAVSQPEHLDNWWSLKSSGTPELNAEYNLNFTDKYNWFCKVVKIKEPESIHFKMTKADADWNPTTFGFDFEASKNGTMVNFSHINWPEKNNHFKHSSFCWALLLNGLKDYLEKGIIVPFESRS
- the ftsY gene encoding signal recognition particle-docking protein FtsY → MSFFKKIFSSEKKETLDKGLEKSKTSFFGKLSKAVAGKSKVDDEVLDNLEEVLVTSDVGVNTTLKVIERIEERVAKDKYVGTDELNQILREEIAALLSETNSGEETEFAIPDLSKLENGKKTPYVLMVVGVNGVGKTTTIGKLAYQFKKKGLNVVLGAADTFRAAAIDQLQIWADRVDVPMVKQKMGSDPASVAFDALQSGVTQDADVVIIDTAGRLHNKVNLMNELTKVKRVMQKVVGDAPHDVLLVLDGSTGQNAFEQAKQFTAATEVTSLAVTKLDGTAKGGVVIGISDQFQIPVKYIGVGEGIEDLQVFNKYEFVDSFFK